The genomic interval CTCTTGATGTTTATATACTTCAGGAGTATCTTCTTGCCCCTATTTTAGGAATAGAGAATCCAAGAAAATCTGAAAGGATTACCTTTGTTGGTGGAATTAGAGGAACAGAAGAGCTTGAAAAATTAGTAAATTCAGGAGATTATGCTGTGGCATTCTCTATGTATCCAACAACTGTTGAGCAGTTAATGAATATTGCGGATGCTGGACAGGTTATGCCACCAAAATCAACCTGGTTTGAACCAAAACTGAGAAGTGGTTTAATTGTTCACTTACTTGATTAATATTTTGCCCCTCATTTTTTGAGGGGCTTTTTTTTGGTTAATATTTTAAGGAGGGATAAATGAGCGTATCTATTTTTGAGATTTTTAGTAAATCTCCTTTTTCACCTTTAAAGCAACAGATTGAAAAGATTAAGGAATGTGTAACCAAAGCTGCTGAAATGGTTGATTTGTTGATTGCAGGGGCGGAGTATTCAACCCTTGAAGAGTATGCTAAAGAAGTTTCCAAGCTTGAACACGAAGTTGATATTATTAAAAATGAATTGAGAAACGGTATAAGTACCACAGTATTCCTTCCCTTTAACAAGCAAACTATTTTGACTGTGCTGGCAAGCCAGGATTCAATAGCGGATACAGCTGAGGATTTTGCAGGTCTTTTAACATTGAAAGAGTTAAAAATTCCAGAAGAGTTCAAGCCTTTACTTGCGGAATTTAAGGCCAAGGTTATTGAGACTTTTGAGCAACTTTACAATATTGTCTGTGAAATGGACGTGGCTTTTGAAAGTGCGTTTGGCGGTCCGGAGGTTAAGCATATTTTTGAGATGATTGATAAATTAGGAGAAAAAGAACATGAATGCGATATTGTTCAAAGAAAACTTGCTAAAAAGGTGTTTGAGATAGAGGACAAACTTAAATGTTCCGAAATTTTCTTGTGGCCTAAAATATTCAACAAATTTGGGGATATAGCAAATTTAAGTGAAAAGGTAGGTAACAGAATAAGAATGATGATAAGTAAATAATACGGGGGAAGGGATGGATTTTAATACAATTATCTATATCCTTGCAATTATTTTTGGTTTTTATATGGCCTGGAATGTAGGGGCAAACGATGTTGCAAATGCAATGGGTACATCTGTTGGCTCAAAGGCTATTACTTTAAAACAGGCTGTACTAATTGCAGCAATATTTGAGTTTTCAGGGGCTTACCTTGTTGGTTCCCATGTTACCCAAACTATAAGGAAGGGGATGGTTGATATTTCAATTTTTTCCTCTATCCCGTCTCATTTTGTATTAGGTATGCTTGCTGCTTTAATTGCAACTGCTATCTGGCTTCACCTTGCCACATACTATGGGTTGCCTGTGTCAACCACCCACTCAATTGTCGGTGCTGTAATAGGGTTTGGGCTTGTTGCTGGGGGAACAAGAGCTGTTAAATGGGCAGGGGTAGGAAAGATTGTATTAAGCTGGATTATTTCCCCTATTGCAGGAGGCATTTTTGCATACATAATCTTTATGTTTGTAAGTAAAAAAATTCTTCAAAAGGAAAATCCTGTTGAAGAATTAAAGAAAAAAGGGCCTTTTTTGATTGGTATGTTAGGTTTTGTTTTAACGATGAGTGTAATTTATAAAGGGCTTAAACTTAAGTCAATATCTTTAGATAGGGCGATTGAAATTTCCTTTATTGTATTTTTAATTATTGCAATTATTTCATATATGTTGTTAAGAATGGCAAAATCTCATACTGAGTATGATTATCCCCAAAAGCTTAATAGAGTGGAAAAGATATTTGCTTTTATGCAGGTGATTACAGCCTGTTATGTTGCATTTGCCCATGGTTCAAACGATGTTGCCAACGCTGTGGGACCGTTAAGTGCAATAGTGAATGTTTTAAAGGAGGGTGCTGTAAAACAGCATGCAGTTGTTTACGATTGGGTTTTAGCTTTAGGTGGAGCAGGAATAGCAATTGGTGTTGCTACTTATGGATATAAGGTTATTGAAACAGTGGGAAAGAAGATTACAGATATATCTCCTTCAAGGGGGTTTTCAGCTGAATTTTCTGCTGCCACAACTATTTTGATTTGTTCCAAATTAGGTCTTCCTATATCAACCACGCACACCCTTGTTGGAGCAGTTATAGGTGTTGGATTTGCAAGAGGTATCGCAGGTTTAAATGTGAAAATAATTAGAGATATAGTTTATTCATGGCTGGTAACCTTGCCCTTTACAGGGATTCTGTCGGCTGTTTTGTATTATATTTTTGTTCATGTCGTAACTCTTTAATAAAATTGAATTTTTTAATTTCTTAGGCTAAAATATGAGTATGTTTGTGTTTTTAAAGAAATTGGTTTATAGCATAGTTTTTAATTTTGTTTTAATTTTCCTGACTTTGTTTTTTTTGCTTTTACTATTGCTAATAGTGTTTTTACCCTCAAAGACAAGAAATAGAATTTTCAATATTATTGCAAAAATCTGGAGCTGGACTTTACTTAAAGTTTCAGGAACCAAGTTAGTGGTTATCGGGAAGGAAAATCTTCCTGATGGCCCTCCTTTTATAATTGCTTTTAACCATCTCAGCAATTTTGACATCTATGCAATGGCTCAGGCGATTGACCCTGTTTTTAGAGCGGTAATGAAAAAGGAAATTATGTATATTCCCTTGTTTGGAGTGGTGTTGTTATTGTACGATTCATTCCCAATCGACAGAAAAAACATTCATAATGCTAAAAAAACTTTGAAAAATGTGGCAAGATACTTTAACAGACATCCGTATATTATGGCAATTACAGGTACAAGGATAAGAAACAGGGACTTTTTTAAGGTAAAACTCAAAAAAGGGCCTGTTGTTACGGCTATTCAGCATAAAATTCCTATTTTGCCTGTAACATTAATAGGGCCTGACCATGTCCAACCAAAGGGAGCAGTTTTAATCAACCCTGGAAAAACAATTGAGGTTATAATTCACCCCCCTGTAAAAACTGATAATTACACTCTTGAAGATAGAGATAGAGTTTTAATGAATTTAAGGGAGATTATTGGTAAGCCTTTAATAGAAAAGGGGGAGGCAGAGTATGTTGAATAAAAGAGGGGAAAGTAAAATAGGATGTTTAATTTATCTGGTTATTTTTGCGTATATTGGTTATCTATTGATTCAGGTTGCACCTGTTTTTTACAACAAAGAAGAGTTGAGAGATCAGCTGGATATTGCCGCAAGGAGCTACTATCAACTTAAAGACAGGCCTGAGGTTTTGTATAATATGATTTTGAAAAAAGCAAGGGAATTACAAATACCTTTAAGAAGACAGGATATTAGAATTAAAATAAGAAGAGGAGAGGTAGAAATTTCTGCTGAATACGAAGTTGAAATAGACTTTCTTTTTACAAAAAAGATTTTTGTCATGAGACCTTCAGCGAGTATGCCAATTTATGACTTTTAAAAGAAATTTTTTTTCAGTTCTTTATCTACCTTTAACTGTTCTTTTTATAATCCTGACTGTTGGAACTGTTGGTTATATTCTGCTTGAAAAAGCTAATTTTTTAGATTCGCTTTATATGACGGTGATAACACTAACAACTGTTGGGTTTAGAGAGGTTATTGAATTAGATACAAAAGGCAAGATATTTACAATTTTTTTGATATTAATGGGCGTTGGATTGATAGGATATACTATCTCATCTTTTTCCGCTTTTTTTGTTGAAGGCGGTTTAACAGAGTTTATGAAGGGAAGAAAGATGGAAAAAGCTATAAAAAAATTAAAAAATCACATTATTATCTGTGGCTTTGGTGAGAATGGCTCAAAAATAGCAGAACTTCTGAAAAAAAGTAAGAGAAATGTTGTCGTTGTGGATTCAAAGTATATTAATGAAATGGATAATTACTATCACATTGTTGGAGATGCGACTGATGATAATATTTTAGAAGCCGCAGGGATTAGGGAAGCTTCTGTTTTAGTTGCTGCTCTGCCATCTGATGCTGACAATATTTTTGTTTCAATTACAGCTAAGGCTTTGAATAAAAAAATAAAAGTTATTGCAAAGGCAAAGGAAGAAAGTTCTGTAAAAAAGATGAAACTTGTTGGTATTGATGAGG from Thermotomaculum hydrothermale carries:
- a CDS encoding inorganic phosphate transporter; its protein translation is MDFNTIIYILAIIFGFYMAWNVGANDVANAMGTSVGSKAITLKQAVLIAAIFEFSGAYLVGSHVTQTIRKGMVDISIFSSIPSHFVLGMLAALIATAIWLHLATYYGLPVSTTHSIVGAVIGFGLVAGGTRAVKWAGVGKIVLSWIISPIAGGIFAYIIFMFVSKKILQKENPVEELKKKGPFLIGMLGFVLTMSVIYKGLKLKSISLDRAIEISFIVFLIIAIISYMLLRMAKSHTEYDYPQKLNRVEKIFAFMQVITACYVAFAHGSNDVANAVGPLSAIVNVLKEGAVKQHAVVYDWVLALGGAGIAIGVATYGYKVIETVGKKITDISPSRGFSAEFSAATTILICSKLGLPISTTHTLVGAVIGVGFARGIAGLNVKIIRDIVYSWLVTLPFTGILSAVLYYIFVHVVTL
- a CDS encoding potassium channel family protein; amino-acid sequence: MTFKRNFFSVLYLPLTVLFIILTVGTVGYILLEKANFLDSLYMTVITLTTVGFREVIELDTKGKIFTIFLILMGVGLIGYTISSFSAFFVEGGLTEFMKGRKMEKAIKKLKNHIIICGFGENGSKIAELLKKSKRNVVVVDSKYINEMDNYYHIVGDATDDNILEAAGIREASVLVAALPSDADNIFVSITAKALNKKIKVIAKAKEESSVKKMKLVGIDEVVYLFDISARRIANLIISPHFVNMVDIFSEGDVYLEIAEIDISKNSHIIGKSISEINLKRRTGLLIVAIKKPDGKVYFNPDSDYIFEKHDVLLVMGTREQIEKSDEIFN
- a CDS encoding TIGR00153 family protein; its protein translation is MSVSIFEIFSKSPFSPLKQQIEKIKECVTKAAEMVDLLIAGAEYSTLEEYAKEVSKLEHEVDIIKNELRNGISTTVFLPFNKQTILTVLASQDSIADTAEDFAGLLTLKELKIPEEFKPLLAEFKAKVIETFEQLYNIVCEMDVAFESAFGGPEVKHIFEMIDKLGEKEHECDIVQRKLAKKVFEIEDKLKCSEIFLWPKIFNKFGDIANLSEKVGNRIRMMISK
- a CDS encoding lysophospholipid acyltransferase family protein, with product MFVFLKKLVYSIVFNFVLIFLTLFFLLLLLLIVFLPSKTRNRIFNIIAKIWSWTLLKVSGTKLVVIGKENLPDGPPFIIAFNHLSNFDIYAMAQAIDPVFRAVMKKEIMYIPLFGVVLLLYDSFPIDRKNIHNAKKTLKNVARYFNRHPYIMAITGTRIRNRDFFKVKLKKGPVVTAIQHKIPILPVTLIGPDHVQPKGAVLINPGKTIEVIIHPPVKTDNYTLEDRDRVLMNLREIIGKPLIEKGEAEYVE